A region of Paractinoplanes abujensis DNA encodes the following proteins:
- a CDS encoding phosphotransferase has translation MGMELVVERFGLGRLEGEPVRVPGGLSNELWRVRTGRGDFAVKRMVVNARLPEFVGNVEAAYAVEQRAWAAGVPMPEPVPVDGRALVRVDGELYRVHRWVEGKPGAQGQPKAEGKGAQGQPQAEGKGAQGQPQVEGTAAQGRPQAEGTAAQGRPQAEGTAAEERPQAEEKGVQARRARATADSAAELLADIHAAGRPRRRTLPGLSWDGRRWGGKLINLAQRVAGGPRETLVVYSHRDLDPKNTLRDADGRLLAVDWDAAGPISAIHEAVALALDWRDWTALATYEQRTGRTVPAEPWIFGGWVAAQGGWLDHTADDGTRAALLELAESLDDLITELGRPPARPAS, from the coding sequence ATGGGCATGGAGCTTGTCGTGGAGCGTTTCGGGTTGGGGCGGTTGGAGGGCGAACCTGTTCGGGTGCCGGGTGGACTGTCCAACGAGTTGTGGCGGGTGCGGACCGGGCGGGGTGATTTCGCCGTGAAGCGGATGGTGGTCAACGCGCGGCTCCCGGAGTTCGTCGGCAACGTCGAGGCCGCGTACGCGGTGGAGCAGCGTGCCTGGGCCGCGGGGGTGCCCATGCCCGAGCCGGTCCCGGTGGACGGCCGGGCCCTGGTGCGCGTCGACGGCGAGCTGTACCGCGTCCACCGCTGGGTGGAGGGAAAGCCGGGAGCCCAGGGGCAACCAAAAGCCGAGGGAAAGGGAGCCCAGGGGCAGCCACAAGCTGAGGGAAAGGGAGCCCAGGGGCAGCCACAAGTTGAGGGAACGGCAGCCCAGGGGCGGCCACAAGCTGAGGGAACGGCAGCCCAGGGGCGGCCACAAGCTGAGGGAACGGCAGCCGAAGAGCGACCACAAGCCGAGGAAAAGGGAGTCCAGGCGAGGCGGGCACGGGCCACCGCGGACAGCGCGGCCGAACTGCTGGCCGACATCCACGCCGCGGGGCGACCACGCCGCCGCACGCTGCCGGGGCTGAGCTGGGACGGCCGGCGCTGGGGCGGCAAACTGATCAACCTGGCCCAGCGCGTCGCCGGCGGCCCCAGGGAAACGCTGGTCGTCTACAGCCACCGCGACCTCGACCCGAAGAACACACTGCGGGACGCCGACGGGCGACTTCTGGCCGTCGACTGGGATGCCGCCGGGCCGATCAGCGCGATCCACGAGGCGGTGGCCCTGGCCCTGGACTGGCGCGACTGGACCGCCTTAGCCACTTACGAGCAGCGCACCGGCCGCACAGTCCCGGCCGAACCTTGGATCTTTGGCGGCTGGGTGGCCGCGCAGGGTGGATGGCTCGATCACACCGCCGACGACGGCACCCGGGCCGCACTGCTGGAGCTGGCCGAGAGCCTCGACGACCTGATCACCGAACTCGGGCGACCGCCCGCTCGACCAGCGTCTTGA